A portion of the Thermomicrobiales bacterium genome contains these proteins:
- a CDS encoding penicillin-binding protein 2 yields MTPDWLTDTRLIMLLWALVALVAFGFGFSRRCRPPSIDRQISIVSAAIGAVLIILGVQAARYTVFQQRAIAGRVGTDPSTEEVVANPRQTSNDLTSPRGAILAADGTRIAWSEPKGDIYTRFYGDAALAPVAGFFSPLLYGKSGLESTWDAALSGEGGRSLLDQLAGSVGLSDSGPLDLVLTIDPAIQREAVQLLSGSTGAAIVIEPATGAVLAIASSPAVDPVPLAAVTQAQVNPARAAWQQLLDDPARPLVRRATEGLYPPGSTFKVVTAAAGIGSGEVAPDTLFEDNGFIEIDGHFIEEANRPDETIDLWTLADGFAYSLNIVFAQVGLQIGRTILEEQASAFGIGEPIPFDEPVSRGQIAGSDDFLDSRAALADTAFGQGELLVTPLHMALVAAAVANDGVLMRPYLVERLQDRNGKIVSSSEPSKLHDALDQQTAGIMQGLMVDAVEWGYAASALLPGYRVGGKTGTAESGGETPHGWFIGFAGESEPRVAVSVVLEHGGEGGGRPAEIGAQLLASALRSAPG; encoded by the coding sequence ATGACGCCTGATTGGTTGACCGATACTCGTCTCATCATGCTCTTGTGGGCGCTGGTAGCGCTTGTGGCGTTCGGCTTCGGGTTCAGCCGCCGCTGCCGGCCACCAAGCATCGACCGGCAGATTTCCATCGTTTCCGCGGCCATAGGCGCCGTGCTCATCATCCTCGGGGTGCAGGCCGCACGCTATACGGTTTTTCAGCAACGCGCGATCGCCGGGCGGGTCGGTACTGATCCATCGACAGAGGAAGTGGTTGCCAATCCCCGCCAGACGAGCAACGACCTCACATCCCCGCGCGGGGCGATTCTGGCCGCGGACGGCACACGCATTGCCTGGTCGGAACCAAAGGGTGACATCTACACCCGCTTCTACGGCGATGCCGCGCTGGCGCCCGTGGCCGGCTTTTTCTCGCCGTTGCTCTACGGAAAATCGGGACTGGAGTCCACGTGGGACGCTGCGCTTTCCGGCGAAGGGGGGCGCTCGTTGCTCGATCAGCTCGCCGGTAGCGTCGGACTGAGCGACTCCGGACCACTCGATCTCGTTCTCACGATCGATCCAGCGATCCAGCGCGAGGCAGTGCAATTGTTGAGCGGCAGCACAGGGGCCGCTATCGTGATCGAACCGGCCACGGGAGCGGTTCTCGCCATCGCGAGCTCACCCGCGGTCGATCCCGTGCCGCTGGCTGCCGTGACGCAGGCGCAAGTCAATCCGGCGCGAGCAGCCTGGCAGCAACTGCTGGACGATCCAGCGCGACCGCTCGTTCGCCGGGCAACCGAGGGGCTCTATCCGCCCGGATCGACGTTCAAGGTGGTGACCGCGGCGGCTGGCATCGGTTCGGGCGAGGTCGCGCCCGACACGTTGTTCGAGGACAACGGGTTCATCGAGATCGACGGGCACTTCATCGAAGAAGCGAACCGGCCCGACGAGACGATCGACCTGTGGACGTTGGCCGATGGGTTCGCCTATTCGCTCAACATCGTTTTCGCTCAGGTGGGCCTGCAGATTGGGCGGACGATTCTGGAAGAGCAAGCGTCAGCGTTCGGGATCGGAGAGCCTATTCCGTTCGATGAACCGGTGAGCCGGGGACAGATTGCGGGGAGCGACGATTTTCTCGATTCCCGCGCAGCGTTGGCGGACACCGCGTTCGGTCAGGGAGAGTTGCTGGTGACTCCCTTGCATATGGCGCTCGTGGCGGCGGCTGTGGCGAATGACGGTGTGCTCATGCGGCCGTATCTCGTGGAACGCCTGCAGGATCGGAATGGGAAGATCGTTTCTTCCTCCGAACCGAGCAAACTGCACGACGCGCTCGATCAACAAACCGCAGGAATCATGCAAGGATTGATGGTCGACGCAGTCGAATGGGGTTACGCAGCCTCCGCGTTGCTGCCTGGGTACCGTGTGGGTGGCAAGACAGGGACCGCCGAGAGCGGTGGCGAAACGCCGCACGGGTGGTTCATCGGATTTGCGGGAGAAAGTGAGCCGCGGGTGGCGGTTTCGGTCGTGCTGGAACATGGCGGAGAGGGTGGAGGGCGACCGGCGGAGATCGGCGCGCAGTTGCTCGCGAGCGCGTTGCGGAGCGCGCCGGGTTGA
- a CDS encoding metallopeptidase family protein has protein sequence MVRKAVDSLPAAIHSMMENVEIVVEDEPAIEQRGGEDDGPFGLYEGTPLTERTSFYGLTLPDKITIFRGPLERATATPSELYAEVQTTVIHEVAHHFGMDEDQIAELGWE, from the coding sequence ATGGTTCGCAAAGCGGTCGACTCGCTGCCGGCGGCAATCCATTCGATGATGGAAAACGTCGAGATCGTCGTCGAAGATGAGCCAGCGATAGAGCAGCGGGGCGGCGAGGACGATGGCCCGTTCGGACTTTACGAGGGCACTCCTCTGACCGAGCGCACGTCGTTCTATGGTTTGACGCTTCCGGACAAGATCACGATTTTCCGCGGTCCGCTGGAACGCGCGACCGCAACCCCGAGCGAGCTCTACGCCGAGGTGCAGACCACCGTGATTCACGAGGTCGCGCATCACTTTGGCATGGATGAAGACCAGATCGCCGAGCTCGGTTGGGAATAG
- the gyrB gene encoding DNA topoisomerase (ATP-hydrolyzing) subunit B — MATTATKPAKYDASSIQILEGLEAVRKRPGMYIGSTDQRGLHHLVREIVDNSVDEALAGFCDKIVITLHADGSVTVVDNGRGIPVDKHSKGNKSALEVIMTVLHAGGKFGGGGYKVSGGLHGVGASVVNALSEWCRVEVRRDGKIYRQVYERGVPLNKVEVVGACDPSEHGTTTTFMADTAIFVHGLDYSYEFLAQWFREMAYLTRGLKITLIDERTDRETSFYFEGGIISFVRHLNRNRTALHDKPFYVQRETPAGMVEVALQYNDTYGESTHTFANNINTADGGTHLSGFKSALTRTINDYAKRNGFLKGDESLSGDDVREGLTAIVSVKLEDPQFEGQTKGKLGNAEMAGAVQTVVNDGLGAFLEENPQIARRVIEKCLTASRAREAARKARELVQRKGGLDSFSLPGKLADCSERDPENAELYIVEGDSAGGSAKQGRDRRFQAILPLRGKILNVEKARLDKILQNNEIRTMITALGTSVGEQFDISKLRYHRIIIMTDADVDGSHIRTLLLTFFYRHLEQVIHDGYLYIAQPPLYRVKAGKNEAWVYNEAEREAKMAEFGERAEVQRYKGLGEMNPDQLWETTMDPGKRTLVKVTVDDAVAADETFDMLMGTAVPPRKKFIQTHARDVVNLDV, encoded by the coding sequence TTGGCCACAACTGCAACCAAACCGGCGAAGTACGACGCCAGCTCGATCCAGATTCTGGAAGGGTTGGAGGCTGTGCGAAAGCGTCCCGGCATGTATATCGGCAGCACCGATCAACGTGGGCTGCACCACCTCGTGCGTGAAATCGTCGACAACTCGGTCGATGAAGCGCTTGCGGGCTTCTGCGACAAGATCGTCATCACACTGCACGCCGACGGTTCGGTGACCGTGGTCGACAACGGCCGTGGTATTCCGGTCGACAAGCACTCCAAGGGCAACAAGTCCGCGCTGGAAGTCATCATGACCGTCCTGCATGCCGGCGGGAAGTTCGGCGGCGGCGGATACAAGGTTTCCGGCGGTTTGCACGGTGTCGGCGCTTCTGTCGTCAACGCGTTGTCCGAGTGGTGCCGCGTCGAGGTTCGCCGCGACGGCAAGATCTACCGGCAGGTGTACGAGCGTGGAGTTCCGCTCAACAAGGTCGAAGTTGTCGGCGCCTGCGATCCGAGCGAGCACGGCACGACCACGACCTTCATGGCCGACACCGCCATCTTCGTTCATGGTCTCGACTACAGCTACGAGTTCCTGGCTCAATGGTTCCGGGAGATGGCCTACCTGACACGCGGGCTCAAGATCACCCTGATCGACGAGCGAACCGATCGGGAGACGTCGTTCTACTTCGAAGGCGGCATCATCTCGTTTGTACGGCATCTCAACCGCAATCGCACGGCGCTGCACGACAAGCCGTTCTACGTTCAGCGTGAGACCCCGGCCGGTATGGTCGAGGTGGCGTTGCAGTACAACGACACGTACGGCGAGTCGACGCACACTTTCGCGAACAACATCAACACCGCGGACGGGGGCACCCACCTTTCTGGTTTCAAGTCTGCCCTCACCCGCACGATCAATGACTACGCCAAGCGCAACGGTTTCCTGAAAGGCGACGAGTCCCTTTCCGGGGATGATGTGCGCGAGGGATTGACTGCGATCGTTTCAGTGAAGCTGGAGGATCCGCAGTTCGAGGGCCAGACCAAGGGCAAACTTGGCAACGCCGAAATGGCGGGCGCCGTGCAAACGGTCGTGAACGACGGTTTGGGAGCCTTCCTGGAGGAGAATCCCCAGATCGCCCGCCGAGTGATCGAGAAGTGTCTCACCGCTTCCCGTGCGCGTGAAGCCGCGCGCAAGGCGCGCGAACTGGTCCAGCGCAAGGGTGGACTCGACAGCTTCAGCCTGCCGGGCAAGCTGGCCGACTGCTCAGAGCGCGATCCCGAGAACGCTGAGCTCTACATCGTCGAAGGTGACTCCGCCGGTGGTTCGGCCAAGCAGGGCCGCGATCGCCGCTTCCAGGCGATTCTGCCGCTCCGTGGCAAGATCCTGAACGTGGAGAAGGCGCGTCTGGACAAGATTCTCCAGAACAACGAAATCCGCACCATGATTACCGCGCTTGGCACGTCGGTTGGCGAGCAATTCGATATCAGCAAGCTGCGCTACCACCGCATCATCATCATGACCGACGCAGATGTCGACGGTTCGCACATCCGCACGCTGTTGCTCACGTTCTTCTATCGCCATCTCGAGCAGGTGATCCACGACGGCTATCTCTACATAGCGCAACCGCCGCTCTATCGCGTAAAGGCCGGGAAGAACGAAGCCTGGGTCTACAACGAAGCAGAGCGCGAGGCCAAGATGGCTGAGTTTGGCGAACGGGCAGAAGTCCAGCGTTACAAGGGTTTGGGGGAAATGAACCCCGATCAGCTTTGGGAAACCACGATGGACCCGGGAAAGCGCACGCTGGTGAAAGTGACGGTAGATGATGCCGTGGCCGCGGATGAGACATTCGACATGCTCATGGGCACTGCTGTCCCGCCGCGCAAGAAGTTCATCCAGACCCACGCACGTGACGTTGTGAATCTCGACGTTTAG
- a CDS encoding HU family DNA-binding protein → MNHSSRGGTMRKQELVAAVAKSTGMPESKVNEVATGIFAAIEDALKKGDEVAISGFGTFRVVERPGREGRNPQTGDTIKIAPKKSPTFKAGASLKRAIQ, encoded by the coding sequence ATGAATCACAGTTCCAGGGGAGGAACAATGCGTAAGCAGGAACTTGTAGCAGCCGTTGCCAAGTCGACCGGGATGCCCGAGTCCAAGGTCAACGAGGTGGCAACCGGCATTTTCGCGGCCATCGAAGACGCCCTGAAGAAGGGTGACGAGGTCGCCATCAGCGGGTTTGGCACCTTCCGGGTCGTCGAGCGACCGGGCCGCGAGGGTCGCAACCCTCAGACGGGCGACACGATCAAGATCGCCCCAAAGAAGAGCCCGACCTTCAAGGCCGGCGCAAGCCTCAAACGCGCCATTCAATAG
- a CDS encoding RNA methyltransferase, with the protein MPPESVIRSRQNPIYKQIRSLLRRDRRHKERAFLVEGPRFIEDAIATGAEPTLIAVAESTVRAGQPLAGRTVRVFDDELFESLSDTVHSQGTLAVFPIPTLTPTEGITPFLLVVDAVQDPGNLGTLIRSAAGAGVTEVVVLPGTVDPWSPKTVRAAAAAHFLVPIVSATVDALGTRIGAGMELLAADANADTSYDNCALTGPIAVVVGAEGAGLSASVRALDPTPISIPLESGLESLNAGVAGSVILFEASRQRRAQANSTKTPDSS; encoded by the coding sequence ATGCCGCCGGAATCGGTCATTCGAAGCCGGCAGAACCCGATCTACAAGCAGATACGCTCGCTCCTGCGTCGCGATCGACGTCACAAGGAGCGGGCGTTTCTTGTCGAGGGCCCTCGCTTCATCGAGGACGCAATCGCCACTGGCGCGGAGCCCACGCTTATCGCGGTCGCAGAATCAACCGTCCGCGCCGGACAGCCACTTGCGGGTAGAACGGTTCGCGTTTTCGACGATGAGCTGTTCGAAAGCCTTTCTGACACCGTCCATTCGCAAGGGACGTTGGCCGTCTTCCCGATTCCCACACTCACACCAACCGAGGGCATCACGCCGTTCCTGCTGGTCGTGGATGCTGTGCAGGACCCTGGAAACCTCGGGACACTGATTCGCTCGGCCGCAGGAGCAGGCGTGACCGAAGTCGTCGTGCTGCCCGGCACGGTCGACCCCTGGTCTCCCAAGACCGTGCGAGCCGCGGCTGCGGCCCACTTTCTGGTGCCGATTGTTTCGGCGACTGTCGATGCGCTTGGAACCCGAATTGGAGCAGGAATGGAGCTCCTCGCAGCGGACGCCAATGCAGACACGAGCTATGACAACTGCGCGCTCACAGGACCAATTGCTGTGGTCGTGGGAGCCGAAGGCGCCGGACTTTCGGCCTCCGTGCGAGCGCTCGATCCCACGCCGATCTCGATTCCACTCGAAAGCGGACTGGAGTCGCTCAATGCCGGTGTGGCGGGTTCGGTGATCCTGTTCGAGGCCAGCCGGCAACGGCGCGCCCAAGCGAATTCCACGAAAACCCCAGATTCCAGTTGA
- the rplT gene encoding 50S ribosomal protein L20: MARVKRGVAAHRRHKKVLAQVKGHRATNNRLYKRAHESMMRSLMYAYRDRRNRKRDFRRLWITRINAASRLNGITYSRLIEGLRVGNVAIDRKMLADLAVHDAAAFAAIAEVAKQNAGKTA, from the coding sequence ATGGCACGAGTCAAGCGAGGCGTGGCCGCGCACCGGCGGCACAAGAAGGTCCTCGCGCAGGTGAAGGGTCACCGCGCAACCAACAATCGACTGTACAAGCGCGCGCATGAATCCATGATGCGTTCGCTCATGTATGCGTACCGCGACCGCCGAAACCGCAAGCGCGATTTCCGCCGGCTGTGGATTACCCGCATCAACGCTGCCTCGCGGCTGAATGGCATCACCTACTCTCGCCTGATCGAAGGGCTGCGCGTGGGCAATGTCGCCATCGACCGCAAGATGTTGGCCGACCTGGCGGTGCACGACGCCGCCGCATTCGCTGCCATCGCCGAGGTTGCCAAGCAGAACGCCGGCAAGACCGCCTAG
- the rpmI gene encoding 50S ribosomal protein L35 — MAKQKLKTHKGAKRRFTFTATGQIRSAKGMKSHFRRRKSARVKREFDRTIEVSETNVKRIKRMLPYGS, encoded by the coding sequence GTGGCGAAGCAAAAGCTGAAAACGCATAAAGGCGCCAAGCGGCGGTTCACGTTCACGGCCACCGGGCAGATCCGCTCAGCCAAGGGCATGAAGTCCCACTTCCGTCGCCGCAAGTCGGCGCGTGTCAAGCGGGAGTTCGACCGCACGATCGAAGTTAGCGAAACGAACGTGAAGCGCATCAAGCGCATGCTCCCGTACGGCAGCTAG
- the infC gene encoding translation initiation factor IF-3: MTRPVQTRVNERIRIREVRLVDENGQQVGVVPTMQALEMARDRGLDLVEVAPNAIPPVCRLMDYGKYRYEQSRKERESRKNQTVVELKEVRIRPKIDDHDLETKGRQAAKFLDAGDKVKVSVLFRGREMAHPEIGRGLLDQLGELLRQHGTIEQAPKIEGRTMTMILAPLKQKLEKEGSTSRGEAKAENA; encoded by the coding sequence ATTACACGACCGGTTCAAACGCGGGTCAACGAGCGGATTCGGATCCGCGAGGTTCGTCTGGTAGACGAGAATGGCCAGCAGGTTGGCGTTGTTCCAACCATGCAAGCGTTGGAGATGGCCCGAGACCGCGGACTCGATCTCGTCGAAGTGGCTCCGAACGCGATTCCCCCCGTCTGTCGTCTGATGGACTATGGAAAGTATCGGTACGAGCAGAGCCGCAAGGAGCGCGAGTCACGCAAGAACCAGACCGTCGTCGAGCTCAAGGAAGTTCGCATCCGTCCCAAGATCGACGATCACGATCTCGAAACGAAGGGTCGGCAAGCCGCGAAGTTTCTCGACGCCGGCGACAAGGTCAAGGTTTCGGTGCTCTTCCGGGGACGCGAAATGGCGCATCCGGAAATCGGCAGGGGGCTACTCGACCAACTTGGCGAATTGCTGCGTCAGCACGGCACGATCGAGCAGGCGCCGAAAATCGAGGGGCGAACGATGACGATGATTCTCGCTCCCCTCAAGCAGAAACTGGAAAAGGAAGGCAGTACTAGTCGTGGCGAAGCAAAAGCTGAAAACGCATAA
- the ribF gene encoding riboflavin biosynthesis protein RibF gives MPAQVSFQAMQPATRVVTIGTFDGVHLGHQQLITRTRERAIELGASSAIVTFEPVPASVLRPDRFAGRICTAGRKLTLLEALGTDEIAVIEFDRTLAARTPEDFLTEMKERTGLVELWVGEGFALGKDRVGDVARISEIGDTLGFRTVAMPRVVDGSEVISSSSIRRAIEAGNVRFAAESLGRPFSVAGEVIHGAHLGREIGFPTANFFPPEGLVQLGDGIFVSLVVLAGEAEARPAMTYVGTRPTINSGVRQIETHLLDFDGDLYGQTIEVAMLEKIRDDQQFPNLDAMIEQLAIDEARSRRILGETHVLAGFPPIRTTF, from the coding sequence ATGCCTGCACAGGTTTCGTTTCAAGCGATGCAACCGGCCACCCGGGTGGTGACAATCGGAACCTTTGACGGCGTGCATCTTGGGCACCAGCAACTGATCACCCGCACGCGCGAACGGGCTATCGAGCTCGGCGCAAGCTCAGCCATCGTCACGTTCGAGCCTGTGCCAGCCTCCGTCCTTCGTCCCGATCGGTTTGCAGGACGTATTTGCACCGCCGGACGAAAGCTCACGCTGCTCGAGGCCCTCGGCACTGACGAGATTGCCGTGATCGAATTCGACCGCACGCTAGCCGCCCGCACTCCGGAAGATTTTCTGACCGAGATGAAAGAGCGCACCGGTCTTGTCGAGCTCTGGGTCGGCGAAGGATTTGCGTTGGGGAAGGATCGTGTCGGCGATGTCGCGCGAATATCCGAGATCGGAGACACGCTCGGATTCCGCACGGTCGCCATGCCGCGCGTGGTCGATGGGAGCGAGGTGATCAGCAGTTCCTCGATCAGGCGCGCGATCGAAGCCGGCAATGTCAGATTCGCTGCCGAATCGCTCGGTCGGCCGTTCTCCGTTGCCGGCGAGGTCATACACGGCGCGCATCTGGGACGGGAAATTGGCTTCCCGACCGCCAACTTCTTTCCGCCCGAGGGGTTGGTCCAGCTGGGCGATGGCATCTTTGTCTCGCTGGTGGTGCTCGCAGGCGAAGCTGAGGCTCGACCGGCCATGACCTACGTCGGCACGCGGCCGACGATCAACAGCGGAGTGCGCCAGATCGAAACGCATTTGCTCGATTTCGACGGTGATCTCTATGGTCAGACGATCGAAGTTGCGATGCTCGAGAAGATCCGTGATGACCAGCAATTCCCCAATCTCGATGCAATGATCGAGCAACTGGCGATCGACGAAGCTCGATCGCGACGCATCCTGGGGGAGACGCATGTTCTGGCAGGATTTCCGCCAATCCGCACCACATTCTGA
- the truB gene encoding tRNA pseudouridine(55) synthase TruB, with amino-acid sequence MAQDRFHGLLIIDKPAGWTSHDVVGRIRRLVGQRSVGHAGTLDPAATGVLPVGVGSALRALEYLSDATKAYRADITFGVSTDALDIDGRLIQTCQPPSCDETAIQKALESFLGKGEQTPPVFSAIKMDGTPLYERARRGEYVEPPKRPIEIRALSLVAWNPPTLTVDIDCSKGFYVRSFARDLGERLGSCAYLSNLVRTRVASFDLCDAWTLGELAEAPLAEEWERIALAPDATAAGLDAVVIDRLQSRNWEQGKRWAIDALGDPRSVRVYDSAGNWLGIGELAIVEKRYELRPRKVVPVAFGAQEEIH; translated from the coding sequence ATGGCACAGGACCGCTTCCACGGCCTGCTCATTATCGACAAGCCCGCGGGCTGGACGAGCCATGATGTCGTGGGCCGTATCAGGCGACTCGTTGGACAGCGATCCGTTGGACACGCGGGCACGCTCGACCCGGCGGCGACCGGTGTGCTACCCGTCGGCGTGGGTTCGGCCCTGCGCGCGCTCGAGTATCTCTCCGACGCGACCAAGGCATACCGGGCAGACATCACGTTCGGGGTGTCCACCGATGCGCTCGACATCGATGGGCGCCTGATTCAGACATGCCAGCCCCCGTCGTGCGACGAGACTGCCATTCAGAAAGCGCTCGAATCGTTTCTGGGAAAGGGCGAGCAGACGCCTCCTGTCTTCTCCGCCATCAAGATGGATGGCACTCCGCTCTATGAGCGGGCACGGCGCGGAGAATATGTCGAACCGCCCAAACGCCCAATCGAGATCCGCGCGCTTTCATTGGTCGCATGGAACCCACCTACACTGACCGTCGATATCGATTGCTCGAAAGGGTTCTACGTCCGCTCGTTCGCACGCGATCTTGGCGAGCGCTTGGGGAGCTGTGCCTACCTTTCCAATCTGGTCCGTACCCGAGTGGCCTCGTTCGACCTGTGCGATGCGTGGACGTTGGGAGAGCTCGCTGAGGCGCCACTGGCAGAGGAATGGGAACGGATCGCGCTCGCTCCGGACGCCACCGCCGCTGGCCTGGACGCGGTCGTCATCGACCGGCTTCAGTCACGCAACTGGGAACAGGGAAAACGTTGGGCAATCGATGCCCTCGGCGATCCGCGTTCGGTTCGCGTTTATGATTCTGCCGGGAACTGGCTGGGCATCGGTGAGCTCGCCATAGTCGAAAAACGGTATGAGCTCCGGCCACGCAAGGTAGTGCCGGTCGCGTTCGGCGCGCAAGAGGAAATCCATTGA
- a CDS encoding DHH family phosphoesterase, which yields MTSDGWQLDHAAADDALATLLSGRMVCFPTHQNVDADGISSALAMLEGLRRKGGDGFVVISDGKLPKYLTFLPGTESVVVYGRDPLPDFDMLCLVDCSDQRRLGRFYSDDPSRIDGEIPIVNIDHHVTNPQFGVVNIVEPRAAAAAEIVTDILEVWGIEFDAMLAQILLAGIYGDTLGLRTDNTTARTMRTAASLVDAGAKVTPIVDALFRLKSASTVCVWSRALEDVAWQGSLLWTEVSRQLLADCNADASEAENLVNFLTGTEGSNLSAILYENENGWRVSMRTLTPSVDVAAIAAAFGGGGHPKAAGVQINGGIAERDDFLRRAAEMASEQAAS from the coding sequence GTGACGTCCGACGGCTGGCAACTCGATCATGCCGCGGCGGACGATGCGCTCGCTACGCTGCTCTCCGGGCGAATGGTCTGCTTTCCCACGCACCAGAACGTCGATGCCGACGGGATTTCGTCGGCACTGGCAATGCTGGAGGGCCTCCGCCGCAAGGGCGGCGATGGATTTGTGGTCATCAGTGACGGCAAGTTGCCGAAGTACTTGACCTTTCTCCCGGGAACCGAATCTGTCGTTGTCTACGGGAGAGACCCGCTCCCGGATTTCGACATGCTTTGCCTGGTCGATTGTTCCGATCAACGCCGTCTCGGACGGTTCTATTCAGACGATCCCTCTCGCATCGATGGGGAGATTCCAATCGTCAATATCGACCATCATGTGACCAACCCGCAGTTCGGGGTGGTCAACATCGTGGAACCGCGCGCTGCGGCCGCGGCAGAAATCGTGACCGATATCCTCGAAGTCTGGGGAATCGAGTTCGACGCAATGCTGGCGCAGATTCTGCTGGCCGGTATCTACGGAGATACTCTCGGCTTGCGAACCGACAACACCACCGCCCGCACGATGCGTACCGCGGCCAGCTTGGTCGATGCCGGGGCCAAGGTTACACCGATCGTGGACGCACTCTTCCGCTTGAAGTCGGCCTCGACGGTGTGTGTCTGGTCGCGAGCATTGGAGGACGTAGCGTGGCAGGGCTCCCTGCTCTGGACCGAGGTCTCTCGCCAGCTTCTGGCCGACTGCAATGCGGATGCCTCTGAAGCGGAGAATCTGGTCAACTTCCTGACGGGAACTGAAGGCTCGAACCTTTCCGCCATTCTCTACGAGAACGAAAACGGATGGCGGGTGAGCATGCGAACCTTGACTCCCTCGGTCGATGTGGCTGCCATTGCCGCCGCGTTCGGGGGCGGTGGTCATCCGAAGGCCGCCGGTGTCCAGATCAACGGCGGGATCGCCGAACGGGATGACTTCTTGCGGCGGGCCGCTGAGATGGCTTCCGAGCAGGCGGCATCCTAG
- the rbfA gene encoding 30S ribosome-binding factor RbfA: protein MTRRTRQVGEMLREELTDIIRTDVKDPRVGFFTITRVDIGPDLRNATAMVSVLGTEQEREETLEALRSAAGYIRRQLKPRLRMRQVPEIAFADDRSMEHAQEIAAALKELERERSQRAAVATAEVVK, encoded by the coding sequence ATGACGCGTCGAACTCGACAGGTCGGCGAAATGCTCAGAGAAGAGCTGACCGACATCATTCGTACCGATGTGAAGGATCCGCGCGTCGGATTCTTCACCATCACCCGGGTCGACATCGGCCCGGATCTGCGCAACGCCACCGCAATGGTGAGCGTGCTCGGGACCGAACAGGAGCGTGAGGAAACGCTGGAGGCGCTGCGCTCGGCCGCTGGTTATATCCGGCGTCAACTCAAACCACGGCTCCGCATGCGCCAGGTGCCGGAGATCGCGTTCGCCGATGATCGTTCCATGGAGCATGCCCAGGAGATCGCGGCCGCGCTCAAGGAACTGGAACGCGAGCGGAGCCAGCGCGCCGCCGTCGCCACTGCTGAGGTGGTCAAGTGA